From the Octadecabacter antarcticus 307 genome, one window contains:
- a CDS encoding IS1595-like element ISOan10 family transposase, with protein sequence MPARWKNDKPMSRPAFDARFSDEEACSHYLAEHRWPEGFVCPSCGTCKGWPLKRNRATWECAGCARQTSVTAGTVMHSSHLPLRIWFLAAHIITSHSNGMSALQLQAQLGLGSYKTAWLLLQKLRRSMVNPDRNPLKDLVEIDETEIPFRSRHDPEDRPKGGRSPVGKMFVVCAVELSRDGHPRRIRMKHIPDGASKTLHGFISQAVEPGAHVITDGWLGYENPPANTHEAKVVSGKKAHDILHWVHRVFSNLKTWAKGVFHGLRKCHLQRYLDEFVFRWNRRRHMRSAFDTLLGIGVGIGPATYRDFVEQRA encoded by the coding sequence ATGCCAGCCAGATGGAAAAACGACAAACCCATGTCCCGCCCGGCGTTCGACGCCAGGTTTTCTGATGAGGAAGCGTGTTCGCATTATCTGGCGGAACATCGTTGGCCTGAGGGCTTTGTGTGTCCTTCCTGTGGCACCTGCAAGGGCTGGCCGTTAAAGCGAAATCGCGCGACTTGGGAATGTGCCGGTTGCGCACGGCAGACATCCGTGACGGCTGGCACGGTGATGCACAGCAGCCATTTGCCGTTGCGAATTTGGTTTCTTGCCGCGCACATCATCACCAGCCATTCCAACGGCATGTCAGCGCTGCAACTTCAGGCGCAACTTGGCCTTGGCAGCTACAAGACGGCGTGGCTCCTCTTGCAAAAGCTGCGGCGGTCGATGGTCAACCCTGACCGCAACCCCCTGAAAGACCTTGTCGAGATCGATGAAACAGAGATTCCGTTCCGGTCCCGGCATGATCCCGAGGACCGGCCAAAGGGTGGGCGGAGCCCGGTCGGAAAGATGTTTGTCGTCTGCGCCGTCGAGTTATCAAGAGACGGACATCCGCGCCGTATCAGGATGAAACACATTCCCGACGGCGCATCAAAGACGCTACACGGGTTCATTAGTCAGGCTGTAGAGCCTGGCGCTCACGTCATCACGGATGGCTGGCTAGGTTACGAAAATCCCCCTGCAAACACGCATGAGGCGAAGGTCGTCAGCGGCAAGAAGGCACATGACATACTCCACTGGGTCCACCGCGTGTTCTCCAACCTAAAAACGTGGGCAAAAGGCGTCTTCCACGGCCTCAGAAAATGCCATCTGCAACGCTATCTCGACGAATTTGTGTTCCGCTGGAACCGACGGCGACACATGCGAAGCGCCTTCGACACGCTGCTGGGGATCGGTGTTGGTATTGGCCCAGCGACATATCGTGATTTTGTTGAACAGCGCGCCTGA
- a CDS encoding tyrosine-type recombinase/integrase: MQLMSSVFSIARKKWGWIRASPIVDVRKPPQSPRRNRLVTDDELAALAISAGSDPANATARAFMAFRFFIETGMCAGEVIGLESSWVDLVRRVAHLPKTKNGESRDMPLSSVAVSILEKLKGDPVFGLR; the protein is encoded by the coding sequence ATGCAGCTGATGTCGTCGGTGTTCAGCATTGCCCGCAAAAAATGGGGTTGGATACGTGCATCGCCTATAGTGGATGTGCGCAAACCACCGCAATCGCCACGACGCAACAGGTTGGTGACTGACGACGAATTGGCAGCGCTGGCAATATCGGCGGGGTCTGATCCTGCCAACGCTACGGCTCGGGCGTTCATGGCGTTCCGGTTTTTTATTGAAACGGGGATGTGTGCCGGGGAAGTCATTGGGCTGGAATCGTCGTGGGTAGATTTAGTTCGCCGCGTTGCGCACTTGCCTAAGACTAAAAACGGCGAAAGCCGCGACATGCCTTTGTCGTCGGTGGCTGTGTCTATTCTTGAAAAATTAAAAGGCGATCCGGTGTTTGGGCTGCGATAG
- a CDS encoding protein-L-isoaspartate O-methyltransferase family protein, translating into MADYQTRRTTMVDTQVRPSDVTKFPIIDALLSVAREDYVPDAKREAAYVGENVDIGAGRVLLEARTLAKMLEAVDVQPNDVVLDLGCGLGYSTAVLAQLADFVVAVEDEPDRAQEAQQNLSDHGVDNAAVFEGALVDGAAKNGPYDVIILQGAVEHIPSNLLAQIKDGGRIVAIFTEGALGVVRIGRKVDGAVNWRMSFNAGAPMLPGFAKEAEFTF; encoded by the coding sequence GTGGCTGACTATCAAACCCGTAGAACGACGATGGTGGACACACAAGTGCGCCCATCCGATGTGACCAAATTTCCCATTATTGATGCGTTGCTGAGTGTTGCGCGTGAGGACTATGTGCCTGACGCAAAACGCGAAGCTGCCTATGTCGGCGAAAATGTCGACATTGGTGCAGGTCGTGTGCTGCTTGAGGCGCGCACGCTGGCCAAGATGCTTGAGGCTGTCGATGTGCAGCCTAACGATGTCGTGCTCGACCTTGGATGTGGGCTTGGCTATTCGACAGCAGTTCTCGCACAATTGGCCGATTTTGTCGTCGCCGTAGAAGATGAACCGGACCGGGCGCAAGAAGCACAGCAGAATCTGTCCGATCACGGGGTTGATAACGCGGCCGTATTTGAGGGTGCTTTGGTGGACGGTGCGGCCAAGAATGGCCCATATGACGTGATCATACTTCAAGGCGCGGTTGAACACATTCCCTCAAACCTGCTGGCACAAATTAAAGACGGTGGGCGCATCGTTGCGATCTTTACTGAGGGCGCTTTGGGCGTGGTGCGCATTGGACGCAAGGTTGACGGCGCGGTGAATTGGCGCATGTCGTTTAATGCTGGCGCCCCTATGTTGCCTGGATTTGCTAAAGAAGCCGAATTTACGTTCTGA
- a CDS encoding IS1595 family transposase — translation MLARWKNDKPMSLPAFDARFSDEEACSHYLAEHRWPEGFVCPSCGTCKGWPLKRNRATWECAGCARQTSVTAGTVMHSSHLPLRIWFLAAHIITSHSNGMSALQLQAQLGLGSYKTAWLLLQKLRRSMVNPDRNPLKDLVEIDEAEMPFRSRHDPEDRPKGGRSPVGKMFVVCAVELSSDGHPRRIRMKHIPDGASKTLHGFIGQAVEPGAHIITDGWLGYENPPANTHEAKVVSGKKAHDILHWVHRVFSNLKTWAKSVFHGLRKCHLQRYLDEFVFRWNRRRHMRSAFDTLLGIGVGLGPATYRDFVEQRA, via the coding sequence ATGCTAGCCAGATGGAAAAACGACAAACCCATGTCCCTCCCGGCGTTCGACGCCAGGTTTTCTGATGAGGAAGCGTGTTCGCATTATCTGGCGGAACATCGTTGGCCTGAGGGCTTCGTGTGCCCTTCCTGTGGCACCTGCAAGGGCTGGCCGTTAAAGCGAAACCGCGCAACTTGGGAATGTGCCGGTTGCGCACGGCAGACATCCGTGACGGCTGGCACGGTGATGCACAGCAGCCATTTGCCGTTGCGAATTTGGTTTCTTGCCGCGCACATCATCACCAGTCATTCCAACGGCATGTCAGCGCTGCAACTTCAGGCGCAACTTGGCCTTGGCAGCTACAAGACGGCGTGGCTCCTCTTGCAAAAGCTGCGGCGGTCGATGGTCAACCCTGACCGCAACCCCCTGAAAGACCTTGTCGAAATCGATGAAGCAGAGATGCCGTTCCGGTCCCGGCATGATCCCGAGGATCGGCCAAAGGGTGGGCGGAGCCCGGTTGGAAAGATGTTTGTCGTCTGTGCCGTCGAGTTATCAAGTGACGGACATCCGCGCCGTATCAGGATGAAACACATTCCCGACGGCGCGTCGAAGACGCTGCACGGGTTCATTGGTCAGGCTGTAGAGCCTGGTGCTCACATCATCACGGACGGCTGGCTAGGTTACGAAAATCCCCCTGCAAACACGCATGAGGCGAAGGTCGTCAGCGGCAAGAAGGCACATGACATACTCCACTGGGTCCACCGCGTGTTCTCCAACCTAAAAACGTGGGCAAAAAGCGTCTTCCACGGCCTCAGAAAGTGCCATCTACAACGCTATCTCGACGAATTCGTGTTCCGCTGGAACCGACGGCGACACATGCGAAGCGCCTTCGACACGCTGCTGGGGATCGGTGTTGGCCTCGGGCCAGCGACATATCGTGATTTTGTTGAACAGCGCGCCTGA
- a CDS encoding BLUF domain-containing protein, translated as MSVIKQLIYVSHTQDDMTLDGINSIIEISRYNNAGDDITGLLIYDKNLFFQVLEGDAEAVGRCYARICRDTRHGSPYIAWQGDVSKRSFPSWEMGYCKPSDLDKDDEHTVLALTDLIAKDVKSEGSDLLISVLVRVLFDGTKGRDLGDANTLNIKIPL; from the coding sequence ATGTCAGTAATAAAGCAACTTATTTACGTAAGCCACACCCAGGATGATATGACACTGGATGGCATCAATTCTATTATTGAAATATCGAGGTATAATAATGCTGGCGACGACATAACTGGGCTTCTTATTTACGATAAAAATTTGTTTTTTCAAGTTCTTGAGGGTGACGCCGAAGCGGTAGGGCGTTGTTATGCTCGCATTTGTAGGGACACTCGACATGGATCTCCGTATATCGCGTGGCAAGGTGACGTAAGTAAACGCTCATTCCCGTCGTGGGAGATGGGCTACTGTAAGCCATCTGATCTTGATAAAGATGACGAACATACCGTTCTTGCTCTGACTGATTTGATAGCGAAGGATGTAAAAAGTGAGGGAAGTGATTTACTCATTTCCGTGCTTGTCCGTGTCTTATTTGATGGTACCAAAGGGAGGGATTTGGGTGACGCTAACACATTAAACATTAAGATACCTCTATAA
- a CDS encoding alpha-hydroxy acid oxidase, which yields MDLHTKYPALADLKSHARRRIPHFVWEYLDSATGSESVTRRNRDALDRVLFRPAALRGEIVPRLETTLLGRTYPVPYGIAPLGMSGLVWPDAERHLARHGARAGIPYALSTVATKTPEDMRGAHGDQGWFQMYPPRDADVRRDMLKRAKDVGFHTLILTVDVPAASRRERQTRGGLVQPPRLTPRLAAQVALCPTWAMGIMANGMPRMRLMDSYAPKQTGTLPSTAHVGYLLRAAPDWEYVRHLRDEWDGPIVLKGVCEPEVAAKAQNEGVDAVWVSNHAGRQFDATPASIDLLPDIRAATDLPVIFDSGIEGGLDILRALALGADFVFMGRAWHYALGALGANGPAHLHDILAKDMMSNMAQIGATSIEDLSARLVHKH from the coding sequence ATGGACCTACACACAAAATATCCGGCTTTGGCTGATCTCAAATCCCACGCGCGCCGCCGCATCCCACATTTCGTATGGGAGTATCTTGATAGCGCAACGGGATCGGAAAGCGTGACACGGCGTAATCGCGATGCTTTGGACCGCGTGTTGTTTCGCCCAGCCGCGCTGCGGGGCGAAATCGTACCGCGCCTTGAGACAACACTGTTAGGTCGCACTTATCCCGTGCCTTACGGCATCGCACCGCTTGGCATGTCAGGGCTCGTCTGGCCTGACGCCGAACGCCATCTTGCCCGTCACGGGGCGCGCGCAGGCATTCCTTATGCCCTCTCGACGGTGGCGACTAAAACGCCCGAAGATATGCGCGGTGCCCATGGTGATCAGGGTTGGTTCCAGATGTACCCACCGCGCGACGCGGACGTTCGTCGCGATATGCTTAAACGCGCAAAAGACGTAGGATTTCATACGCTTATTTTGACGGTCGATGTGCCTGCTGCATCACGGCGTGAGCGCCAGACTCGCGGCGGTTTGGTGCAGCCGCCGCGTCTCACGCCCCGGCTTGCGGCTCAGGTTGCGCTCTGCCCAACTTGGGCGATGGGCATAATGGCCAACGGCATGCCGCGGATGCGGCTTATGGACAGTTATGCGCCAAAACAGACTGGTACTCTGCCGTCGACAGCGCATGTCGGCTACCTTCTTCGCGCCGCACCAGATTGGGAATATGTGCGCCATCTGCGCGATGAATGGGATGGGCCGATCGTGCTAAAAGGAGTGTGTGAACCCGAGGTCGCAGCCAAGGCCCAAAACGAAGGCGTCGACGCTGTTTGGGTGTCCAACCATGCAGGTCGGCAATTTGACGCCACACCCGCCAGCATTGATTTGCTGCCCGACATTCGCGCAGCAACGGACTTACCAGTGATCTTCGACAGTGGGATCGAAGGGGGTTTGGACATTTTGCGTGCGCTTGCGCTGGGTGCAGATTTTGTGTTCATGGGGCGGGCTTGGCACTATGCTTTGGGGGCCCTCGGCGCCAATGGCCCCGCCCATTTGCATGATATTCTGGCCAAAGACATGATGTCCAATATGGCACAAATCGGCGCAACGTCCATTGAGGACCTGTCCGCACGATTGGTGCACAAACATTGA
- a CDS encoding IS3 family transposase, which translates to MTKRRNFSDNFKATVALEALRGDKTVQEIAAKRQLHPTQVSTWKRQAIEGMAGFFTDKVKKAENKVGEIKELHAKIGQLAVENVFLSQGLKTGYFAKANSPG; encoded by the coding sequence ATGACAAAGCGACGGAACTTTTCAGACAACTTTAAAGCTACTGTGGCGCTTGAGGCGCTGCGCGGTGACAAGACGGTTCAGGAGATTGCGGCCAAGCGGCAGCTCCACCCAACGCAGGTGAGCACATGGAAACGACAGGCGATCGAAGGCATGGCCGGGTTTTTTACCGACAAGGTCAAAAAGGCTGAGAACAAGGTCGGTGAGATTAAAGAGCTGCACGCCAAGATTGGTCAGTTAGCGGTGGAGAACGTTTTTTTGTCACAAGGGCTGAAGACAGGTTATTTCGCTAAAGCGAATTCACCGGGGTGA
- a CDS encoding putative quinol monooxygenase, which produces MNELTIVAVIRVNPEKHAVLKPLFAEMIAQTRVEDGCVRYDLHCDNQDASRYVFYETWANRDLWLAHMASAHVAAFGEAAGGMVASAEIFEMSKV; this is translated from the coding sequence ATGAATGAGCTTACAATTGTGGCGGTTATCAGGGTGAACCCTGAAAAACACGCCGTACTAAAGCCTTTGTTTGCTGAAATGATCGCGCAGACTCGCGTCGAGGATGGCTGTGTCCGCTATGATTTGCATTGCGACAACCAAGATGCGTCGCGGTACGTTTTCTACGAAACTTGGGCGAACCGAGACCTTTGGCTGGCTCACATGGCCTCAGCACATGTCGCCGCATTTGGTGAAGCGGCGGGGGGTATGGTCGCCTCCGCGGAAATCTTTGAAATGTCGAAAGTCTAA
- a CDS encoding Hint domain-containing protein yields MENTQDFKNGSVVKSANVSGLATGTNVITLNGELPVEHLNAGDRIIELRPCSRTLG; encoded by the coding sequence TTGGAAAATACACAAGACTTCAAAAATGGCAGCGTCGTAAAATCTGCCAATGTGTCTGGCCTCGCGACAGGAACTAACGTGATAACGTTGAATGGCGAACTGCCTGTCGAACATCTGAACGCCGGCGACCGGATCATTGAACTTCGTCCCTGTTCCCGGACATTGGGGTGA
- a CDS encoding TolC family outer membrane protein: MTKILGRLFATMCLSLTVLGSSARADSLADVLRDAYHNSGLLDQNRALLRAADEDVAQSLAALRTVITWQAQAVYAASSADPSSSSLSDDLSGAISVTASLLLHDGGASALATEVQKELVLQTREGLVQIEQQVLFRAVDAFMNVRRQSEFLVLRRSNVGVISQELRAAQDRFDVGEVTRTDVALAEARRAASQSQLAAAEGALVQANEEFRAAVGRAPGRLDVVSPAAVQQNIEDARAFAVRRHPDVIGAQLGVSVAELNIRRAEAALNPRLNLSGTVGLTDQGDSTQQLGLTYGGMIYQGGQLQSIIRQAQARRDASRSTLLITSQGVNQNVGNAYAGLRVARASSESSALQVRAARTAFRGVREEATLGARTTLDVLNAEQELLDAQANTISAQADEVVASYRVLAAMGLLTSDHLNLGVQTYDPAAYYNLVREAPATYSQQGQALDRILRSIGE; encoded by the coding sequence ATGACCAAGATTCTGGGCCGCCTGTTCGCCACGATGTGCCTTTCGCTTACGGTTCTGGGCTCATCAGCGCGTGCAGATTCGCTCGCGGATGTATTGCGCGATGCGTACCACAATTCTGGTCTGTTGGATCAAAACCGTGCGCTGCTACGTGCAGCGGACGAGGATGTGGCGCAGTCGTTGGCAGCCCTACGCACGGTCATCACATGGCAGGCGCAGGCTGTTTACGCGGCGTCCTCCGCCGACCCTTCGTCCAGTAGTTTGTCTGATGATTTGAGTGGGGCAATCTCTGTTACAGCAAGCCTGCTGCTGCACGATGGTGGTGCAAGTGCGCTGGCCACCGAAGTCCAAAAAGAGCTTGTTTTGCAGACTCGTGAGGGTCTGGTCCAAATTGAACAGCAGGTCCTGTTTCGTGCGGTAGATGCTTTTATGAATGTGCGGCGTCAGTCTGAATTTCTTGTCCTGCGGCGCAGTAATGTTGGCGTCATCAGTCAAGAACTGCGTGCGGCGCAGGACCGCTTTGACGTAGGCGAAGTCACCCGTACCGATGTGGCGTTGGCAGAGGCGCGGCGTGCTGCGTCGCAAAGCCAGTTGGCTGCCGCAGAAGGTGCGCTTGTTCAGGCGAACGAAGAATTCCGCGCTGCAGTGGGCCGTGCACCGGGTCGACTGGATGTCGTCAGTCCAGCAGCCGTACAGCAGAATATCGAAGATGCGCGCGCCTTTGCGGTGCGCCGCCATCCGGATGTGATCGGCGCCCAACTCGGCGTTTCCGTGGCTGAGCTAAACATCCGCCGCGCCGAGGCCGCGTTGAATCCTAGACTGAATCTGAGTGGAACAGTTGGCTTGACGGATCAGGGAGACAGTACACAGCAATTGGGCCTGACCTATGGCGGCATGATCTATCAGGGCGGCCAGCTGCAATCGATTATCCGCCAAGCACAGGCGCGCCGCGATGCGTCACGTTCCACGCTCTTGATCACCAGCCAAGGTGTGAATCAGAACGTTGGCAATGCCTATGCCGGTTTGCGCGTCGCCCGTGCCAGCAGTGAGTCGTCCGCCCTTCAAGTCCGCGCTGCGCGGACTGCCTTTCGTGGTGTCCGCGAAGAAGCAACGCTGGGCGCACGCACGACGCTGGATGTGTTAAACGCGGAACAAGAACTGCTCGACGCGCAGGCCAACACGATTTCTGCGCAGGCTGATGAAGTCGTCGCAAGCTACCGCGTTTTGGCGGCGATGGGCCTGCTGACGTCAGATCATCTGAACCTTGGTGTGCAAACCTATGATCCGGCGGCCTACTATAACCTCGTGCGTGAAGCCCCCGCGACCTATTCGCAGCAGGGCCAAGCGCTGGACCGGATTTTACGCTCCATCGGAGAATAG